A genomic region of Oncorhynchus mykiss isolate Arlee chromosome 4, USDA_OmykA_1.1, whole genome shotgun sequence contains the following coding sequences:
- the LOC110522028 gene encoding T-cell activation Rho GTPase-activating protein, whose amino-acid sequence MKVLSGSITAKTLTGGGMEPSITFSLDSDTKIPALPSCVTQPIENGSNSKWSILRKLRRSSTLTSMSSRPDTDSKSHLFGQSLSKTCPDDGTLPKPITDILVLLRKKGPSTEGVFRKNGNSKNLKAIREQLDSGTEVEMEALPVVLLVGLLKSFLKELPGSLLVSDMYETWMKALETKDNHRSLELKRVVDKLPGPNILLLRNILCVLHHITERADTNKMDANNLALCIAPTLLQKDTMSLDVQTVEKVTELTQFLIERCCEIFGEDVLSLLGDPEEENSDSVSSQQHDSAYDSNDPDAEGDSMGSTQVEGEGERCSSSPSLLFAFGIQCGPIPSNTIFHTFTNNKPFNRRCSEPIIFHSAEKRSLIGLARSNDDFSVEGRDFEEHPLKKQISDDSFLLPECGVTNTRHATTLSLPKLGGSQTMTWRQLDPSCLSSCSLESASSNTSEVSLFTSSPLTSPACQHRGQSTRHAPLSAKPRAEPPRADTTEVVERCTQSMKVDSKALTRTKSLGAFGFAWGSLKKGDLQKEKPFSCGTLEEDSQSEVEAPVAEAPLRQKRPLSAVEVFLQVDSRLPSQPPSYEQAIQSAAQPSPPHYGSMTVSAVAATLSRKSRPASMNANFLYSCPVNQYTDCFSQGIDGDDVTAAQQHSVGFRQRAMSESVSRARHETLSHHETASHHETASRRCSQPVFEEYSYTKESYV is encoded by the exons ATGAAGGTGCTGAGCGGCAGCATCACG GCTAAAACTCTAACAGGAGGGGGCATGGAGCCTTCTATCACGTTTTCGCTTGAT AGTGACACAAAGATCCCCGCCCTGCCCAGCTGTGTAACACAGCCCATTG AAAATGGTAGCAACAGTAAGTGGAGCATCTTGAGGAAGTTGAGGAGAAGCTCCACCCTCACCAGCATGTCCTCCCGTCCAGACACAGACTCCAAGAGCCATCTGTTTGGACAGTCTCTCTCCAAGACCTGCCCAGATGACGGGACTCTTCCGAAGCCTATCACA gaTATATTGGTGCTGTTGCGCAAGAAAGGCCCCTCCACAGAGGGGGTGTTCAGGAAGAACGGCAACAGTAAGAACCTGAAGGCCATCAGGGAGCAGCTCGACAGTGGGacggaggtggagatggaggccTTGCCAGTGGTTCTCCTGGTGGGACTACTCAAG AGCTTTCTGAAGGAGCTCCCGGGCAGCCTGCTAGTGTCGGATATGTATGAGACCTGGATGAAGGCCCTGGAGACTAAAGACAACCACAGAAGCTTAGAGCTCAAAAG GGTGGTAGACAAGCTACCAGGACCTAACATTCTCCTGCTGCGAAACATTCTGTGTGTGCTCCATCACATCACGGAGAGGGCAGACACCAACAAGATGGACGCCAATAACTTGGCATTGTGCATCGCACCCACTCTGCTGCAGAAGGACACCATGTCCTTAGACGTGCAGACCGTGGAGAAG GTGACAGAGCTGACACAGTTCCTGATCGAGCGTTGCTGTGAGATCTTTGGAGAGGACGTCCTGAGCCTTTTGGGAGATCCCGAAGAGGAGAACTCAG attCCGTGTCGTCACAGCAACACGATTCTGCTTATGACAGCAACGACCCAGACGCTGAGGGGGACAGTATGGGGTCCACGCaagtagagggtgagggggaAAGGTGCAGCTcgtccccatctctcctctttgCGTTCGGGATACAATGCGGCCCTATCCCTTCCAACACCATCTTCCACACCTTCACCAACAATAAGCCCTTCAACCGCCGCTGCTCAGAGCCAATCATCTTCCACTCTGCTGAGAAGAGGAGCCTGATTGGCCTGGCCCGTAGTAACGACGATTTCTCCGTGGAGGGGCGTGACTTTGAGGAGCATCCACTCAAGAAACAGATCTCTGATGACTCCTTCCTGCTCCCAGAATGTGGTGTTACCAACACCAGGCATGCCACCACGCTGTCTCTCCCCAAACTCGGTGGCAGCCAGACGATGACTTGGCGGCAGCTTGACCCGTCATGCCTGTCATCCTGCTCCCTGGAGAGCGCCTCCTCCAACACATCAGAGGTCTCCCTGTTCACCAGCTCGCCGCTGACATCCCCGGCCTGCCAACACAGGGGCCAGTCCACACGCCATGCTCCCCTCTCCGCCAAGCCCAGGGCAGAGCCCCCGAGGGCAGACACGACGGAAGTGGTCGAGCGATGCACCCAGTCCATGAAGGTGGACAGCAAAGCCCTGACGAGGACCAAGAGCCTGGGGGCCTTTGGCTTCGCCTGGGGCAGTCTCAAGAAAGGCGACCTCCAGAAGGAGAAGCCTTTCTCTTGCGGGACCCTCGAGGAGGACTCCCAGAGTGAGGTGGAGGCCCCAGTGGCCGAGGCCCCCCTCAGACAGAAGCGCCCCCTGTCTGCGGTGGAGGTCTTCCTACAGGTGGACAGCAGACTGCCCTCCCAGCCCCCTTCGTACGAGCAGGCAATCCAAAGTGCGGCTCAGCCCTCCCCACCGCATTATGGCTCCATGACTGTCAGTGCCGTCGCTGCCACTCTCAGCAGGAAGTCCCGCCCAGCCTCTATGAACGCAAACTTCCTGTACTCCTGTCCCGTCAATCAATACACAGACTGCTTCTCTCAGGGGATAGATGGTGATGATGTCACTGCAGCCCAACAGCATTCGGTCGGGTTCCGCCAGCGAGCGATGTCTGAGTCCGTGTCAAGAGCACGCCACGAGACCCTGTCACACCATGAGACAGCATCACACCATGAGACTGCGTCACGGAGGTGCAGCCAGCCTGTGTTCGAGGAGTATTCTTACACCAAGGAGTCCTACGTTTGA